Sequence from the Maribellus comscasis genome:
AGAATCATTGCTGCTTTGAGCATCCACCCCGGAGTTTTGCCATTTTTATACCCCGTTAAAAGATACGGTGCAGGATGTACAAAATTTGGTGCAATATTGGTTAAAATCCTCCTCTCACGAAGTGATTCCCGAACCAGCTTCAATTCCATTTTTGCGAGATAACGTAATCCGCCGTGGATCATTTTAGAAGTCGCCGCTGATGTTGCTCCACCAAAATCATCTTTCTCAAATAAAGCCACTGAAAACCCTCTGGTTACAGCTTCATAAGCAACAGCCGCACCGGTAATTCCGCCTCCAATAATCAAAACGTCAAAATGACTATCTTGTATAAAACGTGTTGTTCTTTTCACTGATTATTGTTTGCCTAAATTTAGTTTTTATTCAAATGAAAAAAAACTATTCGCCATAATGATTGTTAAAGACAGAAATGAAATTTAAAACAACAAAATAGCAGAGTATCTCATCTTATTTTTAAAGTTTTATAAATAAAATCGTTTATTTGTTTTCATTTTAAAAAAAATATTTTCATATTTGCAGCAAATCGTAAGCAAAACGAATGAAAAACACGATTAACATATCAATTCTCAGCCTAATTCTAGGTATTATTCTTCTAATTAAGAAGAAATGAGAATGGTGTGTTATTAAAAGATATTTGGAAAAAGTGAAGCCATTCTCATCATAAGAGGGTGGCTTTTTTCATGTGAAGCATTTGACTAAAAAAATTAAAGAGAAATAAATTTCAAATAATAAATTACAGATTACCATGAGTGACAGACTTTACATTTTCGACACAACTTTGAGGGACGGAGAACAGGTTCCGGGTTGCCAGTTGAACACAGTGGAAAAGATTGAAGTCGCCAAAGCATTGCAGGAGTTGGGAGTCGACATTATTGAAGCAGGATTCCCCATCTCAAGCCCCGGTGATTTCGAATCGGTAGTTGAGATTTCAAAAGCGGTTACATGGCCAACAATTTGTGCCCTGACCCGCGCAGTAAAAAAAGATATTGATGTTGCTGCTGAATCACTAAAATACGCAAAAAAAGGACGTATTCACACAGGGATTGGAACATCAGATTTTCATATCTACCACAAACTAAACTCTAATCCGGAAGAAATAATTGAACGCGGAGTTGAAGCTGTAAAATATGCAAAAAAGTTCGTTGAAGATGTTGAGTTTTATGCTGAAGATGCAGGCCGAACAGAAAACGAATACCTGGCCCGTGTTATTGAAGCCGTAATTAATGCAGGTGCTACCGTTGTAAATATCCCGGACACTACAGGATATACACTTCCGCACGAATTTGGCGATAAAATTAAATATTTAATGGAACATGTTTCCAATATTCATAAGGCAACTATTTCAACACACTGCCACAACGATTTGGGAATGGCAACAGCAAACACGGTCTCCGGTATTTTAAACGGGGCACGCCAGGCTGAGGTAACCATTAACGGAATTGGCGAGCGTGCCGGAAATACTTCACTGGAAGAAGTTGTAATGACTTTAAAAACGCATTACAAAAGTTTGCAGATTGAAACCGGTGTAAATACACAAAAAATATATGGAACCAGTCGTCTTGTTTCTACATTAATGAACATGCCGGTTCAACCAAACAAGGCGGTAGTTGGAAGAAATGCGTTTGCACATTCATCAGGAATTCACCAGGATGGTGTTTTGAAAAATCGCGAAAACTATGAAATTATGGATCCTGCAGAAGTAGGAATCAACGAATCGTCGATTTTACTTACTGCACGAAGTGGACGAGCGGCATTAAAACACCGGCTTGAAATTCTTGGTTTTGAGCTGACAAAAGAAAAACTGGATGAAGTTTACGAAGAATTTTTAAAACTGGCGGATAAGAAAAAAGACATCCGTGACGATGATATTGCATTACTGGTAGGTGACGCAACACGTCAGGAGCGAAGAATAAAACTGGATTTTTTACAGGTTGTTACCGGCAAAAATATGATGCCAATGGCGACCGTTCGATTGGACATTGCAGGTGAAAAATTTGATGCTACATCGGCAGGAAACGGTCCCGTTGACGCTGCAATCAAAGCGGTAAAACAAATCATTCACCGGCAAGTTGTTATCGAAGAATTTCTGGTACAGGCAATTACACGGGGAAGTGACGACATTGGCAAGGTACACATGCAGGTAGAATACGAAGAAGGTATTTTCCACGGTTTTGGTGCCAATACCGACATAATTACAGCTGCTGTGGAAGCATTCCTCGACGCCATTAATAAAATTCCGGTGGGACAGCCCGCAACGGTTTAAATTGAAAGTAAAACATAATTTGATATTTCGCTAAAATAAAAAATGGAAGCAAAAACATTATTTGATAAAATCTGGGACGCCCACGCAGTAAAACAAATTAAAGACGGTCCCAGTGTTTTGTATATCGATCGTCATTTGATTCACGAAGTAACCAGTCCGGTGGCATTTCTGGGACTTAAAAAACGTGGATTAAAAGTTTTCCGTCCCGATAAAACGACAGCAACACCAGACCATAACGTTCCTACTGAAAATCAGCATCTATCCATTATTGACGAACTTTCGAGACATCAGGTGGAAATGCTGAAGAAAAACTGTGCCGAACACGGTATTGTATATCACGATTTACAGTCAGAAGGGCATGGGATTGTCCACATCATAGGGCCTGAACTGGGTCTTACACAGCCCGGAATGACCATCGTTTGTGGCGACAGCCACACTTCAACTCACGGCGCTTTTGGCGCCATAGCATTTGGTATTGGAACAAGCGAAGTTGAAATGGTTTTGGCCAGCCAATGTATAATGCAGCCAAAACCGAAAAAAATGCGAATTACGATAAACGGTGTTCTAAATGAAGGAGTAACAGCAAAAGATATAGCACTTTACATTATATCGCAAATTTCAACCAGCGGTGGTACTGGCCATTTTATTGAATATGCAGGTACAGCTATTGCCAGTTTGAGTATGGAAGGCAGGATGACCCTTTGTAACCTTAGTATTGAAAGTGGTGCCCGTGGGGGAATGATTGCACCTGACGATGTTACCATAAACTATGTAAAAGGTCGGAAATATGCCCCCAAAGGAGAAGATTGGGACAAAGCAGTAGAGGCCTGGAAGGAATTAAAATCTGACGAAGGTGCCCTTTTCGACACTGAATATACTTTTGATGCCGCTGACATTGAACCGATGATTACATACGGGACCAACCCTGGAATGGGAATAGGGATTTCAAAAACAATTCCTACAACAGATGGAATGACCGGAAGTGACAAAGCCACTTTTGAAAAGTCGTTACAATATATGGGATATAAAGCGGGTGAAGCCATGAAAGGGAAACCGGTTGACTACGTTTTTCTGGGTAGTTGTACCAACGGAAGAATTGAAGATTTCAGGGCATTTACCGAATTTGTAAAAGACAGGAAAAAAGCTCCAAATGTAACTGCCTGGCTGGTTCCGGGGTCAAAACATGTTGAATACCAGATTCGGGAAGAAGGATTGGTTCAGATTCTTGAAGCTGCAGGTTTTGAATTGCGTCAGCCCGGATGTTCAGCCTGTCTTGCAATGAACGACGACAAAATTCCGGAAGGCAAATATGCGGTTTCTTCCTCGAACCGAAATTTTGAAGGTCGCCAGGGACCGGGGGCCCGAACCTTGCTTGCAAGTCCGCTTACTGTTGCAGCTGCAGCATTAACCGGGAAAGTTACCGATCCCAGAGAATTAATGTAAGATTGAATATTGACTAATGATTATTGATTAATTGTGGATAGATATGAATTAAAGAATAGAACTAAAATTTTTGCACATCAATGTGTAAAATTTGCTTCTTCTCTCCCAAAAACAAAATTGGGATCTCATATTGAATGCCAGTTAATCAGGTGCGCCACATCGGTTGCTGTAAACTACAGATCAGTCCTTTTAGCGCAATCTGATGCTGCTTTTGCAGCAAAATTATCAATAGTCATTGAAGAAATAGACGAATGTGATTTTTGGATTGAATTTGCATTGGATGAAGAAATTGTATCATTAGAAGTAGTTGCTTCTCTTATGAAAGAAGCTAAAGAACTAACCGCAATTTTCATCGCCGGCAGAAAAACAATTCAGTCTGAAAAATAAAAAATAATCAACAATAAATAATCAATAAAATGGCATACGACAAATTTTCAATTATAACATCACCGGCAGTTCCGCTTCCCATTGAAAATGTGGACACCGACCAGATTATTCCCGCACGATTCTTAAAAGCCGTAGAACGCAAAGGTTTTGGTGATAATCTTTTCCGCGACTGGCGTTACAATAAAGACGGAAGTCCGAAAGCTGATTTCCCTTTAAATGACCCAAAATTCTCCGGTAAAATTTTAGTTGGAGGAAAAAACTTTGGAAGTGGTTCAAGCCGTGAACATGCAGCATGGGCAATATACGATTATGGTTTCCGTGTTGTGGTTTCCAGCTTTTTTGCTGATATTTTTAAAGGGAATGCATTGAACAACGGCTTGTTACCAGTTGTTGTTTCTCCTGAGTTCCTTCAAAAAATATTCGACGCTACAGAAAATGATCCGAATACAACTTTTGAAGTGAATCTGGAAAAACAGACTTTTACGATTTCTGCTACAGGCGAATCAACAGATTTTGAGATCAATCCGTACAAAAAGCATTGTTTACAAAACGGACTTGATGACATCGATTACCTTGTGGAAATGAAAGATGAAATAGAAGCATTTGAAGCAGAGAGGTAAGCTTTCTGCTCAACTGCAAACAGATAAAAAATGACAGGCAGAACAGTTGAAATGACAGGTAAACACCTGACGATAATGGACACTACCCTTCGTGACGGCGAACAAACTTCAGGAGTTTCGTTTAGCGAAGGGGAAAAACTAAGCGTAGCAAAAGTTTTACTCGAAGATGTAAAAGTTGATCGCATCGAGATTGCTTCGGCACGGGTTTCAGAGGGTGAATTCAAAGGGACAAAACGGGTTATGCAGTGGGCTGCGGAGAAAGGACACCTGCATCAAATTGAAGTGCTGGGATTTGTTGACGACAAAACCTCACTTCAGTGGATTGCTGATGCCGGGGGTAAAGTAATCAACCTCCTTTGCAAGGGTTCATTAAAACACGTTTCCGAGCAATTGCGAAAGACACCGGAACAGCATTTGGCTGATATAAAAAAGGTAATTTCAAATGCCGCTGAAATGGGAATCCGGGTAAACATCTACCTTGAGGACTGGTCAAACGGGATGCGTAGTTCAAAAGACTATGTTCACTTTATGATCAAAAATCTAAAAGATGAAAAAGTTGACCGGATGATGTTACCCGACACACTTGGTATTTTGGACCCGGATGAAACCTATGATTTCTGCAGCGAAATGATAGAAGCTTTTCCTGAAGTAAACTTTGATTTTCATGCTCACAATGATTATGATTTAGCAATTGCCAACGTCTTTCATGCAATAAAAGCCGGTATTCGTTGTGTACACACTACGGTAAACGGCTTGGGAGAACGCGCCGGAAATGCGCCTCTTTCAAGTGTAATAGCTACAGTCAAAGACCACCTGAAAATGAAAACCAATGTGAACGAAACGCACCTGAATAAAGTTTCGCGTTTGGTTGAGTCATTTTCCGGAATCCGCATCCCTACCAACAAACCATTGATTGGCGAGTTTGTATTTACACAATGTAGTGGTATTCATGCAGATGGTGACAATAAAAACAATCTTTATTTTAATGAACTTTTGCCGGAACGTTTTGGAAGAATCCGCCAGTATGCACTTGGAAAAACTTCAGGTAAGGCGAACATTAAAAAAAATCTGGAAGATTTGGGAATTGAGCTTGACGCCGACTCATTAAAAAAAGTTACACAGCGTATTATTGAACTGGGTGACAAAAAAGAGACGGTTACAAACGATGATCTGCCTTATATTGTCTCTGATGTTTTGAACAACGACATTATGGAACAAAAAATCAGGGTTGTAAACTTCTCTGTAATGCATACCATGGGATTGCGACCGGTAGCCAATGTATCGCTCGAAATTGAAGGAAAAAAATACGAAGAATTTTGCGACGGTGACGGACAATATGATGCTTTTGTAAAAGCCCTTCGGAAAATTTATAAACGTTTAGGGAAGTCATTTCCAAAACTGATTGATTATGTGGTTACCATTCCACCCGGCGGGAAAACGGATGCACTGGTTGAAACAGTTATTACCTGGAAAAACAGCCGTGAATTCAAAACAAAAGGATTGGATCCTGATCAAAATGCAGCAGCTATAAAAGCAACAATCAGAATGCTAAACATTATTGAAAATGATTTTAAGCCCGGAATTCTGGATAAAATTTTGAATAGTATTTCCTGAATCTCCTGTTAAAAAAATATATTTAAAATACCTCGGAATTCTATCTCATCACTGTTTGGGCAGGTAGAAGGTATCCGAAAAAAAAAGACTATAAATGAAACTAAACATTGCAGTACTTCCCGGCGACGGAATCGGGCCGGAAATTGTTGAACAGGCCATGAAAGTTGTAAAGGCCGTTACCAAAAAATTTAACCACGAATTGTCATATGAATATGGTTTAACCGGCGCAATTGCCATCGACGAGGTAGGAGATCCCTACCCTGAAAATACGCACGAACTGTGTATGAAATCGGATGCAGTTTTATTTGGAGCCATCGGCGATCCCAAGTTCGACAATAATCCCAAAGCTCCTGTTCGTCCGGAACAGGGATTGTTGGCTATGCGCAAAAAACTGGGGTTATATGCCAATATTCGTCCCGTTGAAACCTTTGAGTCGTTGTTACATAAATCTCCTCTCCGCCGCGAATTGGTTGAGGGAGCTGATTTTGTTTGTATCCGCGAATTAACCGGTGGGATTTATTTTGGTGAAAAAGGGAGAAAAGATGGTGGTAACACTGCTTTTGATACCAACACTTATACCCGCGAAGAAATTGAACGTATTCTGAAACTGGGGTATGAATTTGCAGGAAAACGTAACAAAAAACTAACAGTGGTTGACAAAGCCAATGTTCTGGAAAGTTCACGCCTGTGGCGCGAAGTGGCACAGGAAATGGCGCCAAATTATCCTGATATCAAAACAGAATACATGTTTGTGGATAATGCTGCAATGCAGATTATTCAGTGGCCTAAAAACTTCGATGTAATGGTTACCGAAAACATGTTTGGCGATATTCTTACCGATGAAGCCAGCGTTATTACAGGTTCGCTTGGATTGCTTCCTTCTGCTTCCATGGGAATCCACACCTCGGTTTTTGAACCCATTCACGGTTCTTACCCGCAAGCTGCCGGAAAAGACATCGCCAATCCAATTGCAACCATTCTTTCCGCTGCTATGATGTTTGAATATGCTTTTAACCTCATGGAAGAAGGAAAAATCATCCGCGATGCTGTTGCCGCCTCAATGACCGAAGGTTACGTAACAGTTGATATTGCCGAAGGTGAGTCATTCAAAACCTCGCAGGTTGGTGACTGGATTGCTGAGTGGGTAGAAAAAAGTTAATTACATCGAATAAATTAATGAACCGTTCCTTGTCAAGAACGGTTCATATTGAGATTAACGGCTGAGAATTAGTTTCTGGGGTAATACCTTGTCCTTTCCTTTTATTTTTATAAAATATACTCCACTCACAAAATTCGACATTTCTATTTCAAACCGGCCGGTATTTATCTGGCTTTGATTTAATACTTCTCTTCCTGTAGCATTAAAAACAGATACTTCAAGCTTTTCACCAACATTGGATGGAAATTCAACATAGACAATGCCGGAAGTTGGGTTTGGATATATTTTCAGATTTGACTTTTCCGGATGATTAATACCAACGGTAAAACCAACACAAATTGTAAAATTGTTTACTGTTGTGTCTCCTGCCAAATCGGTAGCGATTAGACGAAGACTAACACAGCCTGTGTCGGAAACAGCTGGCGACGCAAACAGCGTGTCGTTGTAAAAATTGAGCCAAGCCGGCAAATCATCGTATTCTTCGGATAAGAGTGTGAGTGTGAACGTATCATTGTCATCCGGATCCTCAAAAACAGCATCAACTCCCGCACCCAAATTCACGGTTACTGTATCACCCGGTTTTATACCAAAATCCTCCAGTTCTCTTATTATTCGGGGAGGGTCATTTTCTGCATTGATATTTAAATTAAATGTATCAGCAAAACTTTTCCCTGTACTCCTATTTAGCAATAACAGATCAGCGATCGAAAATCCGTTGGCATCTGGTGCAGGAAGTATCATTAATACCGCGCTATCACTTCCGGTCTCATAATCAACCATATAAGATTCTACCAACTGGGGATTTCCTGTTGTAAATACAAATTCAACCGAATCATCAGAGCATCCCGAGCCATCATCAATTCCTGTTAAAACAATTCTCATCCAGCCTGAATCTTCAATCATTTCGACATCCGGAATTGAATCGATCTCCGGATTTACTGTCCCGGGAAGAACAGTTATTTCAAATGTCAGAGTATCTGTATTACCTGAATTATCAACAGCTACCCACTTCTCGGTAGTGGTACCAACTGGAAATGTTGCAGTGCCACCTAATCCCCCTGCTAGTTTTACTACCGGAGATTTGCAATTGTCAAGAGCTACAATTTCCGGATATTCTACTACTGCTTCACACTCTCCTTTATCAGCGGTAACCGTAATATTTGTTACAGGCGTAAATGATGGAGACAACGCGTCGCTTATATCCACGTTTGTGTAACATGTATTAGTGTTTCCGTTATTATCGGTAACGGTAATACCTATCCGATTGATACCAATATCATTACAATCAAAAGCGTCTTGACTGGCGACAACCGACCTGATTCCACAGGCATCGAAAACAGATTTGTAACCATCATTGATATTTAGTCCGGCATATCCATTCTCATCCAATTCCAAAACAACATCTTCGCATTTAATAGCAGGTAAGGTTTCATCTTTTACACGAACAGTTGTGTAACAGGTATCTGTATTTTCCTTTTGATCTTTAGCAATAACCATAATTTCCACATCCTTTTCTGCCTGCTCACACGAAAAAGAATCTGGTAGAATGGTAAAAATCAAATCATCGTATTCGTCAGCATTGTCAGTAGTACCTGCGGTTATTTTTTCGATATCGAATTCACTCAACTCATATTTTCCAAATCGATCTAAAACAATTGTTATTGGGTTACAGTATACCTCAGGAGGGGTAATATCTTCTGTATTAACGCTCAGATTAAGTATTACAGTGCTATCGCAGCCACTAACTGACTTAAATATTTCGGTGTAAGTGCCGCCTGTTGTGAGAGTTTGACCTCCAAAAGAGAAAGGTAGTTCATCCTGAAGAATTGAAACAATAATATTCACAAGGAAAGTATCATTTACTGTAAAATCAAGAGTAACTGTGCTGTCGCAACCAGTAATTGTGTTAAATACTTCGGTGTAGGTACCACTTGATGTGAGAGATTTAGTACCAAAAATATAGGGCAATTCATTTTCACAAATTGAAACGACGTCACTTACAAGGAAAGTATCTTTTACAGTCAAATTCAACGTTACAGTGCTGTCGCAACCGCTTGAGGAAACAAATGTTTCATAATATGTTCCTGAAGATGATAATGATTGTGCACCAAAAGTAAACGGGATTTCGGTTTTACATATGGCCGTATCAACAGTTGATATTTTTACAGGAAAAACATGTATTGAATCACTCAAAGTCACAATCTCTGATTTTCCTGATGGAGTATGACTTACCGTTGCAGTCACTTCATACTTTCCATCCTGAATATAACTATGCCGGGGATTAAATTCGATGGAAGTGGTTCCATCTCCAAAATTCCATACAATATCGGTGACATCTGTTGTGTCTGAATAAAAACTGAGCGGTTCATTTACACAGACTGTCGTGTCAGAAACCGATAATTCGGCCCAGGGTGAAAAGTCGAATGCAACTGTATCGCCAACCGATGAACTCCAGCGGCCATGTTCATCCATAAACTGAATAGTAAAAAAATGCTCTCCCGAAGGATTATCCGGAAACTCCAGATTATCGTGAAGTAAGTAGTCCTTTGAAGGACTTTCAATGGTATCGGTTATCATCGTAGCCAAATCACTGTCTAGCCAGTAACGGTAAACTACAATTTTGTTATCTGACGTAATATTTGTGGAGTTATATTTTGTAAAGAACTTCGAAAAAGCCGGACTAAAATCTCCATTTTCATCCTTAAATCGGAAATGCACTGTATTTAGCCCGTTATCAAGATCTGAAACATCAAGAAGATTATCCAAGCTTAGAAATTCTGAAGGAGTAATATTTTTCAAATGAACAGATGAATAGTCGTTGTTATACCAGTATTCCAGGGTAGTAATTTTCTTCACTACAGGTGTTGTACTTCCTGCTTCTATTACAAAAAAGCGGGAAACCGCTGGCCCCGATATTCCACCTTCATTCTGAAACCGGAAATGTACTGCATGTAATCCTGTCTCCAGAGACGAAACGGATAGGTTATCATTAAACGAAAATACACTTGACGCAGATATATTTTGTTTTGTTCGTGAACTATAGTCGCTATCGTACCAGTACTCATATGCCGTAATTTCCTGCATAGCCGGGGTCAAGGTTTCAGGAAACAAAGTAAAAAAACAAGATCCTGGTGAGCCCCAAATTCCCCTTTCATCCTGAACCCGGAAATTTAATGTATGCAGTCCGAATTCCAATGAGGAAACATCAATCGCTTCGTCAATATTCAATAAACGTGTTACTCCAACCGACTGATTTACTACTTCAGAATAATTATCGTCAAACCAATATTCCCATGCAGTAATTTTGTTCTGGGAATACATATTCATCGATAGAACAAAAAATACAAATACCCAGATGACTTTTTTCATTTTAAATAATTTAAATGAATTTGTTTTCATGATTCCAGTAATTTGGAATGTTTGAAACCCGGGTTTATCGCTCTTGTGCAGCTACCGTAATTTGTACACCAAGTTGTCCGCCTGATGCTTCGCTATCAACAGACACACTGCGTATATGCGGATAATAGGGAACAGCGCCTTCTTTGTATGGTAATAAAGTTCCATATACACCAATATCTGTTCCATCTTCTGCAGCTCCAATTCCCGGGCATCCGGTTTTTAATTTATAATCATTATCATATGAAAAACTATAATTCGTGCCTGTAATAGTTGTATAAATATTATCTCCCCCAACATCGGTAATATTGTTTGTTCCTGTATGGGTTGAGGTTTCCGGATTATAAGGAAGTGCTCCGGAATACAGGTTGTATGAAAACTCGCAGCTTTCGGTATATCTCATACCGTAGTAGTAAGAAAATATATTATTTTTAAATAAACAACCGTTCACATATGTCAGTAAATAAGAGCCACTGTAGTTAAAATTATTATGATCAAAAAATGATTGGTGAAAATTATTCAAACCTCCAAACAACATCGATTTTTCAATCAGGCAGTTTGACGCATTATAAGCATTTAAAGTAGACATAACTGATTCAGAAATTACAAAATTAGTAGCTACTGTATCTGAAGAACTAGCCCTTAGATTTAAAGTACTTCCTACTCTGCATCGTTTAATCGAAATATTCATTGCATCATTTCCACTACTTCCAAAACTAAGAGAATTGGTAAAATATATCCCTTCAAATGTGCTGTTGTCACAATTTCCCGTAAATACCAACGATGTTATGATTCTTGTAGCTTTGGTTGCACTTGTTGAGTCGGGATAGTGTCCAACACCAACCCAGTGCAAAGTTTTATCAATGGTTACAGGACTTATATTAAAACCTCCACCAGGTAAATAAATTGTATCTCCGGAGTTGGCAGCCAATATAGCGTCATTTATGTTTGTATATACTGAGGCTGAACCATTCTGAACAACTATACGCGGCTGGGCATAAATTAAAGTTGCAACAAAAATAAACGGTAAAAGAATTAGTTTTTTCATACTTCTAAGATTTGGTTTTTCGTTTTTTTGTTCCTGTTTTTGGCTTAAAAATAGAAACATTTACTCCTCCCAAATCTCATTATATAAAAGAGTTAACCAACCGTTGGTAATTTATGACAAATGGCATACTTCAATTCACCATCCGTTTTTTACAAATACAATCAACATAAAACAAATGCGATAAAAAATGTCAAAAACTATTTACCAGTCTTATATTGTAGAATCCGAAGATGAATTTCTTTTCTGCGGTCACGGGAAATGGCCAGTTCAGAGCCGTTGTCTAATTTTATATTTTTTCCGTACGATTTTATATGTTCCATATTCACCAAATACGATTTGTGAACACGTAAAAAAGGAAACTCCAATAGTTCATTTTCCCAGAAACCTAAATGTTTTGATGTCAGAAGTTCGTTTTCGGTGTCTGTTTCATCAAAATAAACAACAGTTGAATATTCCTTTTCAGCTTTGATATACAAAATTTTATTTGGAAAAATAAAATTGGTTTCCGTCTGTCCTTTCACTACAATTTGTCTGTTTCTGAACGCATTATATGTCCTAAGCAACTCATCGAGTCTATTCTTTTTGAAAATATTTTGCCTTGCTTTTTTTATGGCGCGGACCAGATCGTCTCCATCGATTGGTTTTGTAATATAATCGATAGCATTGTATTTGAAAGCTTTTAAAGCATACTGATTATAAGAGGTTACAAAAATAATGTGTAACTGTTCAAACTGGAGAGATTCCAATAAACGGAATGCGTCAAAATCATCATTAAATTGTATATCCAGAAACAACAAATCAAAGTCAAGTTGCGGTAATCCCGACAACGCTTCCTTCCCTGATGAAAAAACCTCTGTAACTTCAATGTCAGGAGCATAATCTTTTAGCATGTTTTGAAGGTTTAAAACCGAATATTTTTCATCTTCTACAATTACCGTTCTTATCATTTGTAACTCTACTTCTCCGATTTAAAAATACGAATTGTTTCTCATTTTTATTCCCCTTTCTAATTCGTTTTACTGAACCACCAGAGGAATTAAGAATGATACTTCAACACCGCACTCCCGATTCTTAACCTCAAAATTAATATTTGCTTTTTTATGAAGTAAATCGATCCGTTCGCGGGTAATTTTTGTACCAAGTCCTGTTCCCAAAGAGATTTTCTCTTTATTGATACCTCTGCCATTGTCTTCTATCGAAATGACCAAAAACCTGTCGCGGACTTCAATTCTGATTTCAATTTTTGAATTTTTTCTTTTTCCATTCTCAAACCCGTGTTTTATTGAATTCTCAACAAGGGGCTGTAAAATCATTGGGGGAACCATTATTGACTGGGAAGCGTAATTACCGGGAACTTTTATTTGATAAGTAAAACAGCCATCACATCGCAATAACTCGAGATGTATATAATTTTCAACAATTTCCAGTTCATCGCTCAAACTAATAACTTCTTTTTTAATACTTTGCAGAATAACACGCAACAACTTTGAAAACTTTACAATATAGTCGGTTGCCTGTTTTTTGTATCCCGAATTAACCAGCCCGCTGATATTATTCAGGCAGTTCATAACAAAATGAGGATCGAGTTGAGCTGCCAATGCCTCGCTGCGGAGCTGAATTATACGTTGCTGAATCATTGCTTTTTTCATACCTGCTTTTCTGATAAGAAGAATTACAAATGCAATAATCAGCAT
This genomic interval carries:
- the leuB gene encoding 3-isopropylmalate dehydrogenase, translating into MKLNIAVLPGDGIGPEIVEQAMKVVKAVTKKFNHELSYEYGLTGAIAIDEVGDPYPENTHELCMKSDAVLFGAIGDPKFDNNPKAPVRPEQGLLAMRKKLGLYANIRPVETFESLLHKSPLRRELVEGADFVCIRELTGGIYFGEKGRKDGGNTAFDTNTYTREEIERILKLGYEFAGKRNKKLTVVDKANVLESSRLWREVAQEMAPNYPDIKTEYMFVDNAAMQIIQWPKNFDVMVTENMFGDILTDEASVITGSLGLLPSASMGIHTSVFEPIHGSYPQAAGKDIANPIATILSAAMMFEYAFNLMEEGKIIRDAVAASMTEGYVTVDIAEGESFKTSQVGDWIAEWVEKS
- a CDS encoding T9SS type A sorting domain-containing protein, with protein sequence MKKVIWVFVFFVLSMNMYSQNKITAWEYWFDDNYSEVVNQSVGVTRLLNIDEAIDVSSLEFGLHTLNFRVQDERGIWGSPGSCFFTLFPETLTPAMQEITAYEYWYDSDYSSRTKQNISASSVFSFNDNLSVSSLETGLHAVHFRFQNEGGISGPAVSRFFVIEAGSTTPVVKKITTLEYWYNNDYSSVHLKNITPSEFLSLDNLLDVSDLDNGLNTVHFRFKDENGDFSPAFSKFFTKYNSTNITSDNKIVVYRYWLDSDLATMITDTIESPSKDYLLHDNLEFPDNPSGEHFFTIQFMDEHGRWSSSVGDTVAFDFSPWAELSVSDTTVCVNEPLSFYSDTTDVTDIVWNFGDGTTSIEFNPRHSYIQDGKYEVTATVSHTPSGKSEIVTLSDSIHVFPVKISTVDTAICKTEIPFTFGAQSLSSSGTYYETFVSSSGCDSTVTLNLTVKDTFLVSDVVSICENELPYIFGTKSLTSSGTYTEVFNTITGCDSTVTLDFTVNDTFLVNIIVSILQDELPFSFGGQTLTTGGTYTEIFKSVSGCDSTVILNLSVNTEDITPPEVYCNPITIVLDRFGKYELSEFDIEKITAGTTDNADEYDDLIFTILPDSFSCEQAEKDVEIMVIAKDQKENTDTCYTTVRVKDETLPAIKCEDVVLELDENGYAGLNINDGYKSVFDACGIRSVVASQDAFDCNDIGINRIGITVTDNNGNTNTCYTNVDISDALSPSFTPVTNITVTADKGECEAVVEYPEIVALDNCKSPVVKLAGGLGGTATFPVGTTTEKWVAVDNSGNTDTLTFEITVLPGTVNPEIDSIPDVEMIEDSGWMRIVLTGIDDGSGCSDDSVEFVFTTGNPQLVESYMVDYETGSDSAVLMILPAPDANGFSIADLLLLNRSTGKSFADTFNLNINAENDPPRIIRELEDFGIKPGDTVTVNLGAGVDAVFEDPDDNDTFTLTLLSEEYDDLPAWLNFYNDTLFASPAVSDTGCVSLRLIATDLAGDTTVNNFTICVGFTVGINHPEKSNLKIYPNPTSGIVYVEFPSNVGEKLEVSVFNATGREVLNQSQINTGRFEIEMSNFVSGVYFIKIKGKDKVLPQKLILSR
- a CDS encoding LytR/AlgR family response regulator transcription factor, whose translation is MIRTVIVEDEKYSVLNLQNMLKDYAPDIEVTEVFSSGKEALSGLPQLDFDLLFLDIQFNDDFDAFRLLESLQFEQLHIIFVTSYNQYALKAFKYNAIDYITKPIDGDDLVRAIKKARQNIFKKNRLDELLRTYNAFRNRQIVVKGQTETNFIFPNKILYIKAEKEYSTVVYFDETDTENELLTSKHLGFWENELLEFPFLRVHKSYLVNMEHIKSYGKNIKLDNGSELAISRDRRKEIHLRILQYKTGK